The following coding sequences are from one Megamonas funiformis window:
- the ispD gene encoding 2-C-methyl-D-erythritol 4-phosphate cytidylyltransferase, translated as MVSVIFPAAGQGKRMGLGFNKIFTELSGKPILIQTLLTFSRCDCVDELIIAVDINEMEIIRKVLSKIPKLKPYKIVAGGSERQYSVYNGLMAVDPASDIVLVHDAARPLISETVIQNVINEVMISGSAVCAVPVKDTTAEINEMGFIERVPDRNKLWAIQTPQGFKKEILIEAHKKAQEDNFLGTDEASLVRRTSHAVKLVMGDYNNIKVTTPTDLVIAEMLFGQKVKNHAKIKISSLFNEVFTKVSK; from the coding sequence ATGGTTTCTGTTATTTTTCCCGCAGCCGGTCAAGGAAAACGCATGGGACTTGGCTTCAACAAAATTTTCACTGAGCTTTCAGGTAAACCAATCTTAATTCAAACTCTACTCACTTTTTCTCGTTGTGATTGTGTTGATGAATTAATCATTGCTGTCGATATCAATGAGATGGAAATTATTCGCAAAGTCTTAAGTAAAATTCCTAAACTAAAACCTTACAAAATCGTAGCAGGTGGTTCTGAACGTCAATATTCTGTTTATAATGGCTTAATGGCAGTAGATCCTGCTTCTGATATCGTACTTGTTCATGATGCTGCTCGTCCTTTAATTTCTGAAACAGTAATCCAAAATGTAATCAATGAAGTCATGATATCTGGTTCAGCTGTTTGTGCCGTTCCTGTAAAAGATACTACAGCTGAAATCAATGAAATGGGCTTTATCGAACGAGTACCAGATAGAAACAAATTATGGGCAATTCAAACACCACAAGGTTTTAAAAAAGAAATTTTAATTGAAGCTCATAAAAAAGCTCAAGAAGATAATTTCTTAGGTACTGATGAAGCTAGCCTTGTTCGTCGCACTAGCCATGCAGTAAAACTCGTTATGGGAGATTATAATAATATCAAAGTTACAACTCCTACAGATTTAGTCATCGCAGAAATGTTATTCGGACAAAAAGTAAAAAATCACGCTAAAATAAAAATCTCTTCATTATTTAATGAAGTCTTCACTAAGGTCTCAAAATAA